From a single Solanum dulcamara chromosome 4, daSolDulc1.2, whole genome shotgun sequence genomic region:
- the LOC129887034 gene encoding LOW QUALITY PROTEIN: uncharacterized protein LOC129887034 (The sequence of the model RefSeq protein was modified relative to this genomic sequence to represent the inferred CDS: substituted 2 bases at 2 genomic stop codons), with product MMTTKVFSGTNVFMSRNLVPPEQFDALHDALKLNGAQVFLCCDPSRNAPTDYHVISSPQHEKFGALQAKGCNLIGPQCVLSCAKEQRPLPQQGFTCCLAMDGVKILASGFEMDEKVEIGKLVFAMGGVLQTKASLDVSFVIVKNVLAAKYKWAVNVLKKPIVSINWLHQCWKEHRLVPQESFKILPFSGLTISVTRIPADERKDMEKIILQNGGKYSPELTRKCSHLICDISFFXXVPEGDKYKVAKRWGCIHTVTKRWFDQSVARKACLNEESYPVQAGSNTVSTVRMTNQHSLEKGMRNLQGLSSLAMASHAEPVLCSRVVDSDLEATLSQNMSATSSYAPVFTKEEENSPAENPKSDYSAPVSTKDKESGAPTEQEKNGCDGGVADDSQTDDNDLYLSDCRILIVGFNASEMRKLVNLVRKGGGSRYMSFGEKLTHIVAGNPSENEIKELRNLAALGVIHVVKSGWLEDCDRENKEVPVLRKHIAYDLLLPKDPIHCSNGAAITTSMKRQGKSYVYPMSSDEHAWRSRDSTCAMPSNKSKEPENMNDVRTSLRENRVQHQPYASYGKEEFKILNESSCAVNGRKPCSVFEGMRFCFSASFPADRRPEIVEWVNQGGGVVVDDQNKTNVHFTVECHGMLHSEKDGAAATFVSSHWIKSCLEDGCLLDVGSHILYSPLPCGVPFHAFKSFRLCVSQYDEKERQLLRNLCFTIGAKFVEKLTKKVTHLLCKFTGGPKYEAACKWGILPVTCEWIYECIKQNKIVSADPFYPKEVTSEDREAGACTMSQFPTQAFRMISGDTASQPQTQPQELINVRTEAFAGRSTAKEEMKYSSRCNKKARLLVIEERNCSLSCSPKESNTFCGTNPPEKNLTGSTNEGSSAVPDVAAAIEDLLEQTSKIHDQKSPSRSECDKELFTSRCNNLAQGHGDHHATLGLSNHWTNRFEKEDETHSHSGDATANVYDHFSETQTDSQVVGYAEDLSGRQMIIDRVRTRSSGMT from the exons ATGATGACGACGAAGGTGTTCAGCGGAACAAATGTATTCATGTCGAGAAATCTCGTACCGCCTGAGCAATTTGACGCGCTTCACGACGCGCTCAAGCTCAACGGAGCTCAAGTCTTCCTATGTTGCGACCCCTCACGGAATGCTCCCACTGATTATCATGTCATTTCTTCTCCCCAGCAC GAGAAGTTTGGGGCTCTTCAAGCTAAGGGATGCAACTTGATAG GTCCTCAGTGCGTGCTTTCCTGTGCCAAAGAACAGAGGCCACTACCCCAGCAGGGGTTTACTTGTTGCCTTGCAATGGATGGGGTCAAGATCCTGGCATCTGGTTTTGAGATGGATGAAAAG GTTGAAATTGGAAAGTTGGTGTTTGCAATGGGAGGAGTTCTGCAGACAAAAGCATCATTGGATGTGAGCTTTGTTATTGTGAAGAATGTTTTGGCTGCAAAGTATAAG TGGGCTGTAAATGTTCTAAAGAAACCAATTGTCAGTATTAATTGGCTCCATCAATGCTGGAAAGAACACCGTCTTGTTCCTCAGGAGTCATTCAAAATCCTTCCTTTTTCTGGATTGACAATTTCTGTCACCAGAATTCCTGCAG ATGAGCGAAAGGATATGGAAAAGATTATCTTGCAAAATGGCGGAAAATACTCTCCTGAGCTGACCAGAAAGTGCTCACATTTAATTTGTGATATATCCTTTTT TTAATAAGTTCCAGAAGGGGACAAATACAAGGTTGCCAAAAGATGGGGTTGCATACATACTGTTACCAAAAGGTGGTTTGACCAATCTGTTGCAAGAAAAG CATGTCTTAATGAGGAGTCGTATCCTGTTCAGGCTGGTTCAAATACTGTGAGCACCGTTAGAATGACAAATCAGCATAGTCTGGAAAAGGGCATGAGAAACCTACAAGGGTTGTCCTCCTTGGCTATGGCATCACATGCAGAACCTGTTTTGTGCAGTCGAGTGGTTGATTCAGATCTGGAAGCTACCCTCTCGCAAAATATGTCTGCTACATCTTCATACGCTCCAGTGTTTACAAAGGAAGAGGAGAACTCACCTGCTGAGAACCCAAAGAGTGATTACAGTGCTCCTGTCTCTACGAAGGACAAGGAAAGTGGAGCACCTACAGAGCAGGAAAAGAATGGTTGTGATGGTGGTGTTGCTGATGACTCTCAAACAGATGACAATGATCTTTATTTGTCAGATTGCAGAATCCTAATCGTTGGTTTTAATGCATCTGAAATGCGAAAACTTGTCAATCTAGTCCGAAAAGGCGGCGGTTCTCGTTACATGTCTTTCGGTGAAAAGTTGACACACATAGTAGCTGGAAATCCATCAGAGAA TGAAATCAAAGAATTAAGAAACCTTGCGGCTTTGGGTGTCATACATGTGGTAAAATCAGGATGGCTGGAGGATTGTGATCGTGAGAATAAAGAAGTTCCTGTTCTAAGGAAGCATATTGCTTATGATTTACTTCTTCCAAAAG ATCCTATTCACTGTAGTAATGGAGCTGCAATCACCACGAGTATGAAAAGACAAGGAAAATCCTACGTGTATCCTATGTCTTCGGATGAACATGCATGGAGAAGCAGGGATTCTACATGTGCAATGCCATCAAACAAAAGCAAAGAACCAGAAAATATGAATGACGTTAGAACTTCTTTGAGAGAGAACAGGGTTCAACATCAGCCCTATGCTTCTTATGGCAAAGAAGAGTTCAAAATACTGAATGAGTCCAGTTGTGCTGTTAATGGTAGAAAGCCATGTAGTGTGTTCGAGGGAATGCGATTTTGCTTTTCAGCTTCATTTCCTGCTGATCGG AGACCTGAAATTGTTGAGTGGGTTAATCAAGGGGGAGGAGTGGTGGTGGATGATCAGAATAAAACAAATGTGCATTTCACTGTCGAGTGTCATGGCATGTTGCACTCCGAGAAAGATGGTGCTGCGGCTACTTTTGTATCAAGTCACTGGATTAAGTCTTGTCTGGAG GATGGATGCTTGCTGGATGTTGGTAGTCACATCCTCTATTCTCCACTTCCATGCGGAGTTCCTTTCCATGCATTTAAGAGTTTTCGCTTATGTGTTTCACAGTATGATGAGAAAGAAAGACAGTTGCTAAGAAATTTGTGTTTTACAATTGGAGCCAAATTTGTTGAGAAATTAACTAAAAAGGTCACACATTTGTTGTGTAAATTTACCGGTGGCCCGAAATATGAGGCTGCATGCAAGTGGGGGATACTACCCGTCACTTGTGAGTGGATTTATGAGTGTATCAAGCAG AACAAAATTGTTTCTGCAGATCCATTTTATCCTAAAGAAGTCACTTCTGAAGATCGAGAAGCTGGGGCATGCACAATGAGCCAGTTCCCCACACAAGCTTTTAGGATGATATCTGGTGATACCGCTTCCCAGCCTCAAACCCAGCCCCAAGAACTCATAAATGTGAGAACTGAAGCTTTTGCTGGTAGAAGTACTGCAAAGGAAGAAATGAAGTATTCAAGTAGATGTAATAAGAAGGCTAGGCTCTTGGTGATTGAAGAACGCAATTGTTCATTGTCCTGCTCACCGAAAGAAAGCAACACATTCTGTGGGACGAATCCCCCAGAAAAGAACCTGACAGGAAGTACTAATGAAGGTTCTTCTGCAGTTCCTGATGTAGCTGCTGCTATAGAGGATTTATTGGAGCAAACAAGCAAG ATCCATGATCAAAAGTCCCCCTCGAGAAGCGAGTGTGATAAAGAA CTTTTTACATCTCGTTGTAACAATCTTGCTCAAGGTCATGGAGATCATCATGCTACACTTGGATTGTCTAACCACTGGACGAACAG GTTTGAGAAAGAGGATGAAACCCACAGTCATTCAGGAGATGCAACTGCAAATGTGTATGATCACTTTAGTGAAACACAGACAGATTCTCAG GTTGTTGGATATGCAGAAGATTTGTCTGGAAGACAAATGATTATTGATAGAGTACGAACAAGGAGTTCTGGAATGACTTGA